In a genomic window of Leptidea sinapis chromosome 14, ilLepSina1.1, whole genome shotgun sequence:
- the LOC126967897 gene encoding protein FAM177A1-like — protein MGSNDQVALTINTPQRFIHYSDGVDEEMPEEQVEITNCTPNDAECIDPKSLSWVPWVSYYIWKSGTKALNVVDYAGENLAHFFGITTPKYQIEINEYERLQEEKKKIEEETAGWIPKNSGGDIPLVLNEPIRDSNIHEPA, from the exons ATGGGTTCAAATGACCAAGTTGCGTTGACTATCAATACGCCGCAACGTTTTATTCACTACAGTGACGGAGTTGATGAAGAAATGCCAGAAGAGCAAGTGGAGATAACAAACTGTACACCTAATGACGCGGAATGTATTGATCCT aAATCTTTATCATGGGTCCCGTGGGTCTCATACTACATATGGAAATCTGGCACTAAAGCTTTGAATGTAGTTGACTATGCTGGTGAAAATTTGGCTCATTTCTTTGGCATCACTACACCCAAATATCAGAtagaaattaatgaatatgAAAGATTgcaagaagaaaagaagaagatagaagaggaAACAGCTGGTTGGATCCCAAAAAATTCTGGTGGAGACATTCCTCTTGTGCTAAATGAACCCATCAGAGATTCTAACATTCATGAGCCAGCTTAG